The following coding sequences are from one Arachis hypogaea cultivar Tifrunner chromosome 7, arahy.Tifrunner.gnm2.J5K5, whole genome shotgun sequence window:
- the LOC112702707 gene encoding sedoheptulose-1,7-bisphosphatase, chloroplastic: METGIACYTTRAAFLPTGIPFKHSPPSISPSFGFKSLKSSSLFGESLRVSSKSTHKVSKAKGVSHITRCEIGDSLEEFLTKATPDKGLIRLLMSMGEALRTISFKVKTASCGGTQCVNSFGDEQLAVDLLANKLLFEALEYSHVCKYACSEENPELLDMGGPVEGGFSVAFDPLDGSSIVDTNFTVGTIFGVWPGDKLTGVTGRDQVAAAMGVMGPRTTYVIAVKGFPGTHEFLLLDEGKWQHVKETTEIGEGKLFSPGNLRATADNPNYDKLINYYVTEKYTLRYTGGMVPDVNQIIVKEKGIFTNVASPSAKAKLRLLFEVAPLGLLIENAGGYSTDGQQSVLDKVITNVDDRTQVAYGSKNEIIRVEETLYGSSRLKGGVPVGAAA, translated from the exons ATGGAAACTGGCATAGCATGCTATACTACCCGTGCTGCTTTCTTGCCTACTGGTATTCCTTTCAAGCACTCTCCTCCTTCTATATCTCCATCTTTTGGCTTCAAG AGTCTGAAATCAAGCTCTTTATTTGGAGAATCACTAAGAGTGTCATCCAAATCAACACACAAGGTTTCAAAGGCAAAGGGCGTTTCACACATAACAAGATGTGAAATTGGTGACAGTCTG GAAGAATTCCTTACCAAGGCAACACCAGATAAGGGGTTGATTAGGTTGTTGATGTCCATGGGAGAAGCACTAAGAACAATTTCTTTCAAAGTGAAGACAGCATCTTGTGGTGGAACACAATGTGTCAATTCCTTTGGGGATGAGCAGCTTGCTGTTGATTTGCTAGCTAACAAGCTTCTCTTTGAG GCTTTGGAATACTCTCATGTATGCAAGTATGCATGTTCCGAGGAAAATCCAGAGCTCCTCGACATGGGAGGTCCAGTGGAAG GTGGATTTAGTGTTGCATTTGACCCCCTTGATGGATCCAGCATAGTGGACACAAATTTCACAGTTGGAACAATCTTTGGCGTGTGGCCAGGCGATAAGTTGACCGGAGTCACCGGTAGAGATCAAGTCGCCGCCGCCATGGGTGTTATGGGTCCTAGAACCACCTATGTCATTGCTGTTAAAGGCTTTCCCGGAACtcatgaatttcttcttcttgacgaag GAAAATGGCAGCATGTCAAAGAGACTACAGAAATTGGTGAGGGAAAATTATTCTCTCCGGGAAATTTGAGAGCCACAGCtgacaaccccaattatgacaaG TTGATCAACTACTATGTCACTGAAAAGTACACTTTGAGATACACAGGAGGAATGGTGCCAGATGTCAAccag ATTATTGTAAAAGAGAAGGGCATATTCACAAACGTGGCATCCCCATCAGCAAAAGCCAAGTTGAGGCTTTTGTTTGAAGTGGCTCCTTTGGGGTTGTTGATTGAGAATGCTGGTGGTTACAGCACTGATGGTCAACAATCTGTGCTAGACAAAGTTATAACCAATGTTGATGACAGAACTCAAGTTGCTTATGGATCAAAGAATGAGATCATTAGGGTTGAAGAAACCCTTTATGGTTCATCTAGGCTCAAGGGTGGTGTACCTGTTGGAGCAGCTGCTTGA
- the LOC140174309 gene encoding uncharacterized protein codes for MASEANPTIDLQTLTSFLSQLNQIQSNSNNNQQNPTLDPASPYLLHPGESSGTALIPIALEHNNYQVWERAMWRALRGKNMIRFIDGSLQRPTQEDLLFDAWERCNTFVVSWINHSLSLNIAKSVIWINSAEELWRELKQRYCQGDMYKIAELKKECMQASKKNYL; via the coding sequence ATGGCATCAGAGGCGAATCCAACAATCGATCTGCAAACACTGACAAGTTTTCTGAGTCAGCTAAATCAGATACAGTCGAATTCAAATAATAACCAGCAAAATCCAACGTTAGATCCGGCAAGTCCGTATTTATTGCATCCTGGAGAAAGTTCAGGAACAGCCTTAATTCCTATTGCATTAGAGCACAACAATTATCAAGTTTGGGAGAGAGCAATGTGGAGAGCCTTGAGAGGAAAGAACATGATCAGGTTCATAGATGGTTCACTTCAGCGACCAACACAAGAAGATCTACTATTTGATGCGTGGGAAAGATGCAACACATTCGTGGTTTCTTGGATCAATCACTCATTAAGTCTTAACATAGCTAAAAGTGTCATTTGGATCAACTCGGCAGAAGAACTATGGAGAGAACTGAAACAACGCTACTGTCAAGGAGACATGTACAAGATTGCTGAGTTGAAAAAAGAGTGTATGCAAGCAAGCAAGAAGAACTATCTGTGA